In Clostridium swellfunianum, a genomic segment contains:
- the cysK gene encoding cysteine synthase A, giving the protein MIFNNALEMVGNTPLLKLNNLIDDNMAEVYLKLEKYNPGGSVKDRAALGMIERAEELGLIKEGDTIVEPTSGNTGIALAMIGKLKGYRVIIVMPETMSVERRSLIRAYGAELILTEGAKGMKGAIAKAQEIAEKENGFYIPQQFMNEANPNKHYATTAEEIVKDVKDLDLFVAGVGTGGTISGVGKRLKEINPDIKVVAVEPEKSPVISGGQPGPHKIQGIGAGFIPDIYVKEVVDKIITASEEEAFEAARLVARKEGILIGISSGANVAIALKLAKELGKGKKIVTLAPDGGEKYISMGLYE; this is encoded by the coding sequence ATGATATTTAACAATGCATTAGAAATGGTAGGAAATACACCTTTGTTAAAATTAAACAATTTAATTGACGATAATATGGCTGAGGTTTATTTAAAACTTGAGAAATATAATCCAGGTGGAAGTGTTAAAGATAGAGCTGCTCTTGGAATGATTGAGAGGGCAGAGGAACTTGGACTTATAAAAGAAGGAGATACAATTGTTGAGCCAACAAGTGGAAACACTGGAATAGCACTTGCTATGATTGGAAAATTAAAGGGCTATAGAGTAATAATAGTTATGCCTGAGACTATGAGCGTAGAAAGAAGAAGCTTAATTAGAGCTTACGGAGCGGAATTAATTTTAACAGAAGGTGCTAAGGGGATGAAGGGGGCTATTGCAAAGGCACAGGAAATAGCCGAAAAGGAAAATGGATTTTATATCCCTCAGCAATTTATGAATGAGGCAAATCCAAACAAGCACTATGCTACTACAGCAGAAGAAATAGTAAAAGACGTTAAGGATTTAGATTTGTTTGTAGCAGGAGTTGGAACAGGTGGAACAATATCTGGAGTTGGGAAGAGACTTAAAGAAATTAATCCAGACATTAAAGTTGTAGCAGTGGAACCAGAAAAGTCTCCAGTTATTTCAGGAGGTCAGCCTGGACCACATAAAATACAAGGTATAGGTGCTGGATTTATACCTGATATATATGTTAAGGAAGTTGTTGATAAGATAATTACTGCTTCGGAAGAGGAAGCTTTTGAAGCTGCAAGGCTAGTAGCAAGAAAGGAAGGAATATTAATAGGAATATCCTCTGGAGCCAATGTGGCAATTGCGTTAAAGCTTGCTAAGGAACTTGGAAAAGGTAAAAAGATAGTAACTCTAGCTCCTGATGGAGGGGAAAAATATATATCAATGGGGCTTTATGAATAG
- a CDS encoding YgiQ family radical SAM protein gives MKKQTDININKFLPISKQDLIDRSIDQLDFVFISGDAYVDHPSFGTAVIARILEDEGFTVGIIAQPDWSSAEDFRRLGKPKLGFLINSGNIDSMVNAYTAAKKKRSDDLYSPGGKSGFRPDRAAIVYANRAREAYKDVPVILGGIEASLRRFAHYDYWEDKVRRSILLDSKADIIVFGMGEKTIIEIANLLKYGMSIDKMTNLRGTTYASKTLDNVKNYVELPSFEEVSTDKLAYAESFKLESYEQDGIRGKTLVQKHGDRYVIQNAPQLPMAQAEMDRVYNLPFARDYHPIYKAQGGIPAINEVKFSIISHRGCFGSCSFCALTFHQGRTIQNRSQESILKEAEQMVKENDFKGYIHDVGGPTANFRHKSCKLQEEHGVCKTKQCMHPSPCKNLIVDHSEYLSLLRKLRRMPGVKKVFIRSGIRYDYLIYDKNDQFFNELCEHHISGQLKVAPEHISTRVLSQMGKPTREVYERFVKKYHDTNKKLGKKQFLVPYLMSSHPGSDLNAAIELALYIKEMGYTPEQVQDFYPTPGSLSTTIYYTGINPFTKEEVYVPKQQREKNMQRALMQYNLPHNYNLVKEALIKANREDLIGYDKKCLIPPRPPKTKAKKTTTDKSYDF, from the coding sequence ATGAAAAAACAAACTGATATTAACATAAATAAATTTCTTCCAATAAGCAAGCAAGATTTAATAGATAGAAGTATAGACCAGTTAGATTTCGTGTTTATAAGCGGCGATGCCTATGTTGATCATCCTTCCTTTGGTACTGCAGTTATTGCACGTATTTTAGAGGATGAAGGCTTTACTGTGGGCATAATAGCACAGCCTGATTGGAGCAGTGCAGAGGATTTTAGAAGATTAGGAAAACCAAAATTAGGTTTTCTTATCAATTCGGGCAATATTGATTCTATGGTCAATGCGTATACTGCTGCTAAAAAGAAGAGAAGCGATGATCTATATTCTCCTGGTGGAAAATCAGGCTTCAGACCTGATAGAGCAGCTATAGTTTATGCAAACAGAGCACGTGAAGCTTATAAGGATGTTCCAGTAATACTAGGAGGCATAGAAGCTAGTCTTAGAAGATTTGCTCATTATGATTATTGGGAGGACAAAGTAAGACGAAGCATACTCCTTGATTCTAAAGCTGATATAATTGTTTTTGGAATGGGTGAAAAGACAATTATAGAAATAGCAAATCTCTTAAAATACGGTATGTCTATAGATAAAATGACTAATTTAAGGGGCACTACCTACGCTTCCAAGACTCTAGACAATGTGAAAAATTATGTTGAGCTTCCTTCCTTTGAAGAAGTCTCTACGGACAAACTAGCTTATGCAGAAAGCTTTAAACTAGAATCTTATGAGCAGGATGGCATTAGAGGAAAAACTTTAGTTCAAAAGCATGGTGACAGATATGTGATTCAGAATGCTCCTCAGCTGCCTATGGCTCAAGCTGAAATGGACAGAGTTTACAATCTTCCTTTTGCAAGAGATTATCATCCGATATACAAAGCTCAAGGCGGCATACCTGCTATAAATGAAGTTAAATTTTCTATAATTAGCCACCGTGGCTGTTTTGGGAGCTGCTCCTTCTGTGCGTTAACTTTTCACCAAGGTAGAACTATCCAAAATAGAAGTCAGGAGTCCATATTAAAGGAAGCTGAGCAGATGGTTAAGGAAAATGACTTTAAGGGCTATATCCATGACGTCGGAGGTCCTACAGCAAACTTCAGACACAAATCCTGCAAGCTTCAGGAAGAGCATGGAGTTTGCAAAACAAAGCAGTGCATGCATCCTTCTCCTTGCAAAAACTTAATTGTTGACCACAGCGAATATTTAAGTCTTTTAAGAAAGCTGAGAAGAATGCCTGGCGTAAAAAAAGTGTTTATCCGTTCTGGAATACGATACGATTATTTAATATACGATAAAAATGATCAGTTCTTTAATGAGCTTTGTGAGCATCATATCAGCGGGCAGTTAAAGGTTGCTCCTGAGCATATAAGTACAAGAGTCTTATCACAGATGGGTAAGCCAACTCGAGAAGTATATGAGAGGTTTGTCAAGAAATATCATGACACAAATAAAAAGCTTGGCAAGAAGCAATTTCTAGTTCCGTATTTGATGTCTAGCCACCCTGGAAGCGATTTAAATGCAGCTATAGAGCTTGCACTCTATATTAAAGAGATGGGATATACTCCTGAACAGGTTCAAGACTTTTATCCAACTCCTGGCAGCCTTTCAACAACAATATATTATACAGGCATAAATCCATTTACCAAGGAAGAAGTTTATGTTCCAAAGCAGCAGAGAGAAAAAAATATGCAGAGAGCTTTAATGCAGTATAATCTTCCACATAACTACAATTTGGTAAAAGAAGCCCTAATAAAAGCTAACAGAGAAGATTTAATAGGGTATGATAAAAAGTGCCTTATTCCTCCTAGACCTCCAAAAACTAAAGCTAAAAAGACAACTACAGATAAAAGTTATGATTTCTAA
- a CDS encoding YegS/Rv2252/BmrU family lipid kinase produces MNKVKFIYNPFSGENTIIADIDKVISVHQKYNYTVVPFRISLDYDISKAFDDIDNTYKYILVAGGDGTVDNVVNHMKQLNINIPIAVLPTGTANDFAKFLGMPHEVELACEQILNSQVKNVDIGKINDKYFVNVASTGLFTDISQKTSVTLKNTMGKLAYYVKGIEQLPNFKKLKIKVTSKEVEYDGDMYLMLIFNGQTAGNLKFAYKAEVDDGYLDVIIMKAGNIKDMVALLIQMLKGEHLDHAHNLIYFKTDKVYVECHEDLVTDIDGERGPDFPLTIECIKGGLEILGLKNN; encoded by the coding sequence ATGAATAAGGTTAAATTTATTTATAATCCTTTTTCAGGTGAAAATACTATAATAGCAGACATTGACAAAGTTATATCAGTACATCAAAAATATAATTATACTGTAGTACCGTTTAGAATTAGCCTTGACTACGACATATCAAAAGCTTTTGATGACATTGATAATACATATAAATACATATTAGTAGCTGGCGGCGATGGAACTGTTGATAATGTAGTAAATCATATGAAGCAATTAAATATCAATATTCCTATTGCAGTACTTCCAACAGGAACAGCAAATGACTTTGCAAAATTTCTAGGTATGCCTCATGAGGTGGAATTAGCCTGTGAACAGATTTTAAACAGCCAGGTTAAAAATGTTGATATAGGAAAAATTAATGATAAGTATTTTGTTAATGTTGCAAGTACTGGGCTTTTTACAGATATCTCTCAAAAGACCAGCGTAACCTTAAAAAATACTATGGGTAAGCTGGCTTATTATGTAAAGGGGATTGAACAGCTTCCAAACTTTAAGAAGCTTAAGATTAAAGTAACTTCAAAAGAAGTAGAGTATGATGGGGATATGTACCTCATGCTTATCTTTAACGGGCAAACAGCAGGAAACCTGAAGTTTGCATATAAGGCCGAAGTTGATGACGGATATTTGGATGTTATAATAATGAAAGCAGGCAATATTAAGGATATGGTTGCGCTCTTAATACAGATGCTTAAGGGAGAGCATTTAGATCATGCTCATAACTTGATTTACTTTAAAACTGATAAGGTTTATGTTGAATGCCACGAAGATTTGGTAACTGACATTGATGGTGAGAGAGGACCAGATTTTCCGCTTACTATAGAGTGCATAAAGGGTGGTCTTGAAATTTTAGGACTAAAGAATAATTAA
- a CDS encoding magnesium transporter has product MKKLTNFFLSSFLYKKVIDEYGDSLGKLWDVYVTTEDGYPRAIGYKIKKNGEMFNYEFRNIDFCESDKGYVVKVRDAKEIIPRSFSYLLSKHLLDKQIVDINGKKVVRVNDLRMGEIAGELRVLAVDTGALALGRRAGMESLVKGFFRIINKEINDSLIMWESVESLEMVNDNLKLSVPYQKLSKLHPADLADILEEMDINYRTKVFESLDENLAADTLEEIEPEIQKDLLESISETKAAELFDSMPNDEIADILDEIDEETAEKLLMGMEEEDAEEIRELMKYEDETVGSIMNTDFISFNINIAAQETIELLRELKPDNEVAYYIYIVDEDEKLQGVVSLRDLVVSSPESKLRDIMDTNVVKMKDSESIDESIEIAVKYDLISLPVVDSDDKLCGIVIMTDIIDEVLLPTWRRKTKKIS; this is encoded by the coding sequence ATGAAAAAACTTACTAATTTTTTTCTAAGCAGCTTTCTTTACAAAAAGGTTATTGACGAGTATGGCGATTCTCTTGGAAAGCTTTGGGATGTTTATGTAACAACTGAGGATGGTTACCCAAGAGCTATTGGCTATAAGATTAAGAAAAATGGTGAGATGTTTAACTATGAATTTAGAAACATTGATTTTTGCGAAAGCGACAAGGGTTATGTTGTAAAGGTGAGAGATGCTAAGGAAATTATACCCAGAAGCTTTTCTTATCTATTGTCTAAGCACCTTCTTGACAAACAAATTGTTGATATCAATGGCAAAAAGGTGGTTAGAGTTAACGATTTAAGAATGGGAGAAATTGCAGGAGAGCTTAGAGTACTTGCTGTTGATACCGGTGCATTGGCGCTTGGAAGAAGAGCTGGAATGGAGTCCTTAGTAAAAGGTTTCTTTAGAATTATAAACAAGGAAATTAATGATAGTCTTATTATGTGGGAAAGTGTTGAATCCCTTGAGATGGTTAATGATAATTTAAAGCTTTCAGTACCATATCAAAAACTTTCGAAGCTTCACCCAGCTGATTTGGCTGATATTCTTGAAGAGATGGATATAAACTATAGAACAAAAGTATTTGAGAGCTTGGATGAAAACCTTGCTGCAGATACCTTGGAGGAAATAGAACCAGAGATTCAAAAAGACTTGCTTGAAAGCATTAGCGAGACAAAGGCTGCAGAGCTTTTTGACAGTATGCCTAACGATGAAATTGCTGATATTTTAGATGAGATAGATGAAGAAACTGCAGAAAAGCTTCTTATGGGAATGGAAGAAGAAGATGCTGAAGAGATAAGAGAGCTTATGAAATATGAGGATGAAACTGTTGGGAGTATTATGAATACAGATTTCATTTCCTTTAATATAAATATAGCTGCTCAGGAAACAATTGAGCTTTTAAGAGAGCTTAAGCCAGATAATGAGGTTGCCTATTATATCTATATTGTTGATGAAGATGAGAAGCTTCAAGGAGTTGTTTCACTTCGAGATTTAGTAGTTTCTTCACCTGAAAGCAAGCTTAGAGATATTATGGATACTAATGTTGTAAAAATGAAAGACAGTGAGAGTATAGATGAATCAATTGAGATTGCAGTAAAATATGATCTTATTTCACTGCCTGTGGTGGATAGTGATGATAAGCTTTGCGGTATAGTTATAATGACAGATATCATAGATGAAGTACTTCTTCCGACATGGAGGCGAAAGACTAAAAAGATCAGTTAA
- the sleB gene encoding spore cortex-lytic enzyme gives MFKKVFSFKKIALYLAVIMITYVASSIYVSPFRNPVGAVAYRWGSRGVIVTEIQRRLKSWGYYKGSLDGAYGYGTYLAVRNFQSKNGLKADGIAGDRTLTALGINAGQYAGGSTPAAGTTTASKTNNTSDRDVQLLARCINGEARGEPYEGQVAVGAVIVNRTRDARFPNTIAGVIYQPGAFTAIVDGQIHAQMYPSSIRAARDALNGWDPSGGAVFYYNPAKTTNKWIWSRPVIKIIGKHKFCR, from the coding sequence ATGTTTAAGAAGGTATTTAGCTTCAAAAAAATAGCTCTCTATTTGGCTGTTATAATGATTACATATGTAGCAAGTTCTATTTATGTGTCTCCATTTAGAAATCCAGTTGGAGCTGTAGCATATAGATGGGGATCAAGAGGCGTTATAGTAACTGAAATACAAAGAAGGCTTAAATCCTGGGGATACTATAAAGGGAGTCTTGATGGAGCTTATGGCTATGGAACCTACTTGGCAGTGAGAAATTTTCAATCTAAGAACGGACTCAAGGCAGATGGTATCGCAGGAGATAGAACCTTAACAGCTTTAGGAATAAATGCAGGACAATATGCTGGAGGCAGTACACCTGCAGCAGGAACAACAACTGCATCAAAAACAAACAATACAAGCGACAGGGATGTACAGCTTCTTGCAAGATGTATTAATGGCGAGGCCAGAGGGGAGCCCTATGAAGGTCAGGTTGCAGTTGGTGCTGTTATAGTGAATAGAACTAGAGACGCTAGATTTCCAAATACAATAGCAGGAGTAATTTATCAGCCAGGAGCTTTTACTGCGATAGTAGATGGACAAATTCATGCACAAATGTATCCTTCATCAATAAGAGCTGCAAGAGATGCATTAAATGGATGGGATCCATCAGGAGGAGCTGTATTCTATTACAATCCAGCAAAAACAACAAATAAATGGATATGGTCAAGACCAGTTATTAAAATAATTGGAAAACACAAATTTTGCAGGTAA
- the epsC gene encoding serine O-acetyltransferase EpsC: MFESLKYDVNNIIENDPSARSFIEVLFLYPSMQAIMMHRIAHGLYNRKLYFLSRLISQINRFITGIEIHPGAKIGKGLFIDHGMGVVIGETAEIGNNVTIYHGVTLGGTGKDKGKRHPTIGDNVIIGAGAKVLGPIYVGKAAKVGANAVVLKDVPCSATAVGIPAKIIDALPSTIIEIKDYKGRKQRIYNEMVI, from the coding sequence ATGTTTGAAAGTTTAAAATATGACGTCAATAATATAATTGAGAATGATCCATCAGCGAGGAGTTTCATTGAGGTTTTATTTTTATATCCATCGATGCAGGCAATTATGATGCATAGAATTGCACACGGATTATATAATAGAAAGCTGTACTTTTTATCAAGATTAATTTCGCAGATAAACAGATTCATAACGGGTATTGAAATACATCCTGGGGCTAAGATTGGAAAAGGATTGTTTATAGATCATGGCATGGGTGTAGTTATAGGTGAGACTGCTGAGATTGGAAATAATGTAACTATTTATCACGGTGTTACTCTTGGAGGTACAGGAAAGGATAAAGGAAAGAGACATCCTACTATAGGAGATAATGTCATTATAGGCGCTGGAGCAAAGGTGCTTGGTCCAATTTATGTAGGAAAAGCTGCTAAGGTAGGAGCTAATGCAGTGGTTTTAAAGGATGTTCCCTGCAGCGCAACAGCGGTAGGAATACCAGCCAAAATAATAGACGCTTTACCTAGTACAATAATTGAAATTAAGGACTATAAGGGAAGAAAACAAAGAATATATAACGAGATGGTTATATAG
- a CDS encoding metallophosphoesterase family protein, producing MKILLVSDEENPYIWDFFQPEKFKDIELIISCGDLKADYLSFLVTMIKAPLFYVPGNHDTKYLNNPPEGCESIDGRLINYKGLRILGLGGSHKYSFGPFQYTEKEMSKRIFKLKPKLWINKGFDILVTHAPAFGIGDDNDPCHTGFKCFNKLMDKYSPRYLFHGHVHLNYGMKCRYNQYKDIKVINAFQYHIIEI from the coding sequence GTGAAGATACTTTTAGTGTCGGACGAGGAAAATCCATATATTTGGGATTTTTTTCAGCCTGAGAAATTTAAAGATATTGAGCTTATTATTTCCTGTGGGGATTTAAAAGCTGATTATCTTTCTTTTTTGGTTACTATGATAAAAGCACCTTTATTTTATGTACCAGGAAATCATGATACAAAATATTTGAATAATCCGCCTGAAGGCTGCGAATCCATAGATGGAAGGCTTATCAACTATAAAGGCTTAAGGATTTTAGGTCTAGGTGGAAGTCATAAATACAGCTTTGGACCTTTTCAGTATACTGAAAAGGAAATGAGCAAAAGGATATTCAAATTGAAGCCCAAGCTTTGGATTAATAAGGGCTTTGATATATTAGTAACTCATGCTCCAGCCTTTGGAATAGGAGATGATAATGATCCCTGCCATACAGGATTTAAATGTTTTAATAAATTAATGGACAAATATTCGCCTAGATACCTTTTTCATGGGCATGTTCATCTAAACTATGGAATGAAGTGTAGATATAATCAATATAAAGATATTAAGGTTATTAATGCCTTTCAATATCATATAATAGAAATTTAA
- a CDS encoding NRAMP family divalent metal transporter, with protein sequence MKKKWSRVLFVFSILGPGLITANAGNDAGGITTYSVIGAQYGYSMLWGLFAIGIGLAVVQEMNARMAVVTGKGLSDLIRERFGVKWALFAMSVLLIANLGVCIGDFAGIAASLELFHISKYISIPAIIILIPFILLRRDYSTAEKIFLGLTFTFFSYIVTAFLLKPHWYGILTSAVKPNAVFTRNYSLVLIGMVGTTITPYMQFYLQSSIVDKGISLKDYKYEKLDVYLGTFWGVLTALFITVCTAETLFKFGIGIETAQDAAIALKPLAGNYSFILFAIGLLGASLLACFVIPLSTSYAVCEAFGFESGLNNKVKEAPVFFGLILFIIGVSGAAILVPGISLIKIILITQQLAGVLCPIVLIFMLKLINDKEVMGSYVNNKFQNFIAKATVVLIILLTIVAFVGSFI encoded by the coding sequence ATGAAGAAAAAATGGAGCAGAGTATTATTTGTTTTTAGTATTTTAGGACCAGGGCTAATAACTGCAAATGCAGGCAATGATGCAGGGGGGATTACTACCTATTCTGTAATTGGAGCACAATATGGTTATTCAATGCTTTGGGGCCTTTTTGCAATAGGTATAGGACTTGCAGTTGTTCAAGAGATGAATGCTCGAATGGCTGTAGTTACTGGTAAGGGATTATCAGATTTGATTCGAGAAAGATTTGGAGTTAAATGGGCATTATTTGCAATGAGTGTCCTGTTAATTGCAAATCTTGGCGTTTGCATAGGTGATTTTGCAGGAATTGCAGCTAGCTTGGAACTTTTTCATATAAGTAAATATATTTCAATTCCTGCAATAATTATTTTAATTCCATTTATATTGCTCAGGAGAGATTACTCTACTGCAGAAAAAATATTTTTAGGCTTAACTTTTACTTTTTTTAGTTACATTGTAACTGCTTTCTTACTAAAGCCGCATTGGTATGGCATTTTAACTAGTGCTGTTAAGCCTAATGCAGTGTTTACGAGAAATTACTCCTTAGTTCTTATTGGAATGGTAGGTACAACAATAACACCTTATATGCAGTTTTATCTTCAATCTTCAATAGTGGATAAAGGTATTTCTCTAAAGGATTATAAGTACGAAAAATTAGATGTATACTTAGGAACCTTTTGGGGAGTGCTTACAGCATTGTTTATAACAGTGTGTACAGCTGAAACACTTTTTAAATTTGGAATAGGTATTGAAACTGCCCAGGATGCTGCAATTGCTCTGAAGCCCTTAGCAGGAAATTATTCCTTCATATTGTTTGCAATTGGACTGTTAGGAGCATCCCTTTTGGCATGTTTTGTAATACCTCTTTCAACTTCATATGCAGTTTGTGAGGCTTTTGGTTTTGAGAGCGGTCTAAATAATAAGGTAAAAGAAGCACCGGTATTTTTTGGTTTAATTTTGTTTATTATTGGTGTTAGCGGAGCTGCGATACTTGTACCAGGAATTTCATTGATAAAGATAATATTAATTACTCAGCAGTTAGCAGGTGTTTTATGCCCCATAGTTCTTATATTTATGTTAAAACTAATAAATGACAAAGAAGTTATGGGGAGCTATGTTAACAATAAATTTCAAAATTTTATAGCTAAAGCTACTGTAGTTTTAATAATTCTTTTAACAATAGTTGCTTTTGTAGGAAGTTTTATATAA
- a CDS encoding BMP family ABC transporter substrate-binding protein — protein MERAGREHFEDARKLAIREYNKSVSNGQIGYLPSLEGILKDTEIVAQVDLGLIEIPLKKIIGTYTHLRSLSFAKNFMPLIDTEFRVKWSSLCDAHLKDGIRDSIKVYEYLNWFYVVEGNKRVSVLKYFDAYSVSANVTRLIPKLDENNKAIRLYYEFLKFNKITGVHSIWLSKEGSYEKLLGYLKKFNPGSSFFDNKYKYFEVYIYNTFRKIYLSSGGNKLSITTGDALLEYIKIYGVPKTINEDKLTSRMKEFLKELEVLSNSDSIDLSTTPLESSQSKVINTLTSLVIPRKKLKIAFAYARTIENSGWTYAHELGRLHLETVLGDQITTSYIENVPEDKNAYTVFKELANDGNDIIFTTSPIYLNSTLKCALEFPQIKFFNCSEAHPYKHVGNYYGRTYEPRFLTGIIAGSMTKNNIIGYVATSPTPEVISSINAFALGAKMVNPYAVVKVAWTNEWNSRVKFTDAGGKLIKEGADIICNRTLDVPHTVSHDYGVYSMLCTIDSQRGVPDKYLATPIWNWGVFYEKIVKNILNETFKTVIDMFSTSSKLINFWWGIDTGVVDIFYSKELIPPETQKLVNLMKKMVMNNAYTPFTGPIYDKDGTLKVNNDETATYEQILSMDWFVENVETLQN, from the coding sequence ATGGAGAGGGCTGGACGTGAACACTTTGAAGATGCCAGAAAACTTGCGATAAGAGAATATAACAAAAGTGTTTCCAATGGTCAAATAGGCTATTTGCCATCCTTGGAAGGTATCCTTAAGGATACTGAAATAGTTGCTCAGGTGGATTTAGGGTTAATCGAAATACCCTTAAAGAAAATTATAGGTACCTATACTCACCTTAGGAGCTTATCCTTCGCCAAGAATTTTATGCCTTTAATTGATACAGAATTTAGGGTAAAATGGTCTTCACTTTGTGATGCCCACCTTAAGGATGGTATTAGAGATTCAATTAAGGTTTATGAATATTTAAATTGGTTTTATGTAGTGGAAGGCAATAAAAGAGTAAGCGTTCTAAAATATTTTGATGCATACTCTGTTTCCGCTAATGTTACAAGACTTATACCAAAGCTTGATGAGAATAATAAAGCCATACGTTTATACTATGAGTTTCTTAAATTTAATAAAATAACAGGAGTACATTCTATATGGCTCAGTAAGGAAGGAAGCTATGAAAAGCTGCTAGGATACCTTAAAAAGTTTAATCCCGGTAGTTCCTTCTTTGATAATAAATATAAATACTTTGAAGTTTATATTTATAATACCTTTAGAAAAATATATCTTTCCTCTGGAGGTAATAAACTTTCTATAACTACCGGGGATGCATTGCTTGAGTATATTAAAATTTATGGTGTTCCCAAAACTATAAATGAAGATAAGCTTACAAGCAGGATGAAGGAATTTCTAAAGGAACTTGAGGTGCTAAGCAATAGCGACAGCATTGATCTTTCAACGACTCCTCTAGAAAGCAGCCAAAGTAAGGTGATAAACACCTTAACCTCTTTGGTTATTCCTAGAAAAAAGTTAAAGATAGCCTTCGCCTATGCTAGAACTATAGAAAATTCAGGCTGGACCTATGCGCATGAGCTTGGCAGACTTCATCTTGAAACAGTACTTGGAGATCAAATTACTACCTCTTATATTGAAAATGTTCCAGAAGATAAGAACGCTTATACTGTATTTAAGGAACTTGCAAATGACGGTAATGATATTATATTTACAACAAGTCCCATTTATCTAAACTCTACTTTAAAGTGTGCCTTAGAATTTCCTCAAATAAAATTCTTTAACTGCTCAGAGGCGCATCCTTATAAACATGTGGGCAACTATTACGGTAGAACCTATGAGCCTAGGTTTTTAACCGGAATCATTGCTGGTTCTATGACCAAAAACAATATAATAGGCTATGTTGCTACTAGCCCTACTCCTGAAGTTATAAGTTCTATAAATGCTTTTGCTTTAGGTGCTAAGATGGTTAACCCTTATGCAGTTGTAAAAGTAGCTTGGACAAACGAGTGGAACAGCAGAGTCAAATTTACGGATGCTGGGGGAAAACTCATAAAGGAAGGTGCTGATATTATCTGCAATCGTACTTTGGATGTTCCTCATACCGTTTCTCACGATTACGGAGTATATTCAATGCTTTGCACGATAGATAGCCAACGAGGGGTTCCGGATAAATATCTAGCTACTCCGATTTGGAATTGGGGAGTCTTCTACGAAAAGATAGTTAAGAATATACTTAATGAAACTTTCAAAACAGTTATAGATATGTTCAGTACCAGCAGCAAGCTTATTAATTTTTGGTGGGGTATCGACACTGGAGTTGTTGATATATTTTACTCTAAGGAACTTATTCCTCCTGAGACTCAAAAATTAGTCAACCTAATGAAAAAGATGGTAATGAATAATGCCTATACCCCTTTCACTGGTCCTATATATGATAAGGATGGTACTTTAAAAGTAAATAATGATGAAACTGCCACTTATGAGCAAATTCTTTCTATGGATTGGTTTGTTGAAAATGTAGAAACGCTGCAGAATTAA